Within the Leptotrichia sp. oral taxon 498 genome, the region TATTAATTAGTATTAAACAAAATAGAAAAAAATTATAAAAAAATAACAATAAAAAAATGTAGTTTATTCCAAAAGAAAAGGTAGAAATTTTAAAAGGAGTGAATTTTATGAAAAATAAAAGTTTAGAAAAAGAGGCAATTGAAAAGCATTGTCTTGAGTGCTGGGATGATGATAAGGAAAAAGTTTTAAACTGTCCTTATAATAAATGCCCTTTGTGGAAATTTAGATTAAAAGAAGAGAAGAAAGGAGAAAAGAATTGATGAAAACAGATACAGAAAAAGTGATAGAAGAGAAGGAAAATTATTATTTAAAGGCTCTTGAATGGTATTCTGAATACGAAATAATATCAAAGTCTGAATACAGCAGTATTAATACCTGTTTTAATAATTATATTGAATGCCACGAAAATTCAATGAAATTTACTAAAAATTTAAGATGTAAACGAAGAAGCTGTCCTATATGTGATGAAATAGACAGAAGTGCCAAATATTTTGAAATAATGAAGAAAATAGAAAATTTTAAAAATAGATATTTGATATTTATACTGACAATAAATGGAAAAAATGTTGAAATTAATGATAAAAGTAGATTACAAAATGAATTAAATGTATTAAGAAAAAACTTTAATAAATTAGTCAAGTGTTCTTTTTTAAAAAATATTGTAAAAGGATATTTAAGAGTAACGGAAATAGCTTATAATCCTGAAAGAAATTCTTTTCTTCCTCATTTACATATCCTGCTATTTACAATAAAAGGGATATACAAACATTTTAAAATGAAAGAATTAAAAGAAATGATACAGGCTAAATGGAATACTATGAGTGGATTCAAAACCAATGTTCGTTTAGAAAAATTAGGTACAGAAGAAAAAGTACAGAAAACTGTATCTTATTTAACTCATTCTAAAAAGAAAAGATTGAAAAATTTTTTTGATAATGATGAAAATAAGACAATTCTTTCTATTTATTTAAATATTATAAAAAGGAAAAGAATATATTATTGGAGTAAATTTAAAGAATAAGAATATTTCCTGTCAGACTTATCCCCTTTGATTGATAATAACGAATCAAAAAAATAATTTTATGAAATAAATTTTTAAATTATTGAAAACTATAAACAGAAAATATATCTAAAATACAAGTTAAAAATCAAAAAATGTAATATATAAAAACTTGCAACTTATTTTAACTTATTTTATCTAAAAATATACTAATAAAAATAGAGAAAGTAGAGTGGTAAATATGAATTTAGAAGATAAGAGACTAATATACTATACATTGAAAAGTAGAATTAGAAAAAAGAAATTGAACTATAAAGAAATATCAAAAAAAATGAATATATCAGAAAGTGGACTTAATAAAAAAATGAATGGAAAAAATTTTTTTACACAATCAGAAATATATGAATTAAAAGAATTGTTAGAATTGAGTAATGATGAATTGGTACAGATATTTTTTTAAATAAATATATTGCAATAAAAGAAAAATAATATTAAAATTATAAAGCAGATAATGCTTTTTAGTTGGATTTTCAGAATGGAGAAAATATGAAAAAATATAAAAATGCAAATGGTACAGGGAGTATAACAAAAGTTAAAATAAATAGAACGAATCCTTTTAGAGTTAGAGTTACTAATCCTGTAACTAAAAAAAGACATTCTTTGGGATATTTCAGCACTAAAAAGGAAGCAACAGAAGTATTAAACAAATATTTTAATAATCCTTACAATTTAGAAAATCATAGAATTAAATTTAAAGATTTGTTTGAGTTATTTAAAAACAGTAAAAAAGATATTGTTGCTAAAAATACTTTGAACAGTTATATTAATAGTTTTAAACGATGTAAAGAGTTACATAATCTGGTTTTTAAAGATATTAGCACTCCAATATTGCAAAATCTAATAACTAATTTGAATTGTAGTATTTCAACTAAAAGTATGACAAAAGGATTTTTAAAAATTTTTTGGGACTATGCCAGAGAAATAGACATATTGGAAAAAAATAGAGCAGAATTTATAAATTTACCGAAAGAAACTGAAATCAAAGAAAAAAATCCTTTTAATTATGATGAAATAGAAAAATTATGGAAAAACAAGGACATAATATGGGTAAAATATATTTTAATTATGATTTATACAGGTATGAGAATCGAAGAAACTGTGGAATTGAAAAAGGAAAATGTAGATTTACAGGAGGAATTTATACACGGTGGAAATAAAACTAGAAAAGGAAAAAATAGAAGTATACCTATTCATAAAGATATAGTTGAAATTATAAAAGAACTTTACGAGAACAGTCCAACAGATTATTTGATATACAATGATAAATGGATATTCAGTAAAAAAAAGAACGAAAATAAGCCTTTAAGAAAAAATTATTTTCGTGAGAAATTTTATAAAACATTGGAAACTTTAAAAATTAATAAACATAAAACTCACGATTGTAGAAAAACACTAGCAACACTTATGAGTAATCAAAAAATAAATAATATTGTGATAACAGATATAATGGGACACGAAAATATTGCGACAACAAAACAATATTATATTCAGACAGATAAACAAAAACTAAAGTTATCAATGAATAGTTTAAATTTTAGAAAAACTTCATAGAAAGCCTTAATTATAGGCTTTTTTCTTGATATTAGTTTTAGTCCAACGCTAGTCCAACGGATAAGGTAAATGAGTACCTTTTTATGAAAAATTACAAATAAATAAAAAAACTAAAAAAATGAAAAAGATAACTGAATACCTTTTTGATACTGTATTATCTTGTTTTGTAAGAAATGGCAAAAAAAATATGCTACCCTTGTGATAGCATATTTAAAAAGGAGTTATGAAGAAAAAAGTTTTCACTTTTTCTATTGGTCACTGATAATTATACACTAACATCATTAGAAACCCTTTTTTTGTTTATTTGTTTTTAGTTTGAATATGACTTTTTTTGGGTCGCCCACAAGTTGAAGTTCCTGAACATCTGCAGCAATCTGTTCCACATAAATTTTTATTTTTTTTATAATCTTTATAAATTTTTCTAAATACTGCAAAAGCTACAAAAAGTGCTATTATTCCAACTATTATTGTTTTTATCATCATAATATTTCCTCTTTTCTAAACTAATAATCTTGCAATGTTGAAAAATAATGTTGATACCACATATGGCAACACTAACAACATTGACACTTGAAATGCTAATAATTTCCATCCAAATTCTTGTTTTAAAGCTCCCATTGCTACGGCACATGGCACTACCAAAAGGACATACAGCATAAATGAGTATGCTCTTAATTGACCATATTTATCATTCCACAAGCTTCTAATTGCGGGAATGATATTTCCACCTGCATCTTGGTCAAGCTCCTCCTGACTTTTCATTTCCAATGTCGCAATTTTAAAGGTTGCAATATGTCCTAATGATTTTACTGATTCTACTGCCGCTCCTCCCAATCCGACTACTTGATCTTTTAAATCTGATACAAAATTATATTCTTTTTTCTCATCATCTCCTTGAGATAATAAAATTTGTCCTAAAAATCCAACTACTGTTTCTTTTGCAATAATACTTGGCACAATAGAAGCCACAGGTTCCCATCTGTCACCAAAACCAGTTGGCTTGAATACAGGCTGAACAACTTTCGCTGCTTGACCTATGTATGAACTTTCGGCATCTCCTTTATTTGGGAAATATTGGAAAAACCAAATAATTAATAAAATTCCTAAAACTATTGTAGTTGCTTTTTTTATGTAAGAGAAAGTTCTTGATCTCATATTACTCCAGACAGCTTTTGCACCTGGAAGTCTATATGGCGGCAATTCTATAAGTAACTCTGTATTATTTCCTTTAAAGTATTTAAATCTTTTTAATATAAAAGCTACTAAAAGGGCCATAAATACACCAAAAACATAGATTGAAACTACTACTAAAGCTGCATTCTTGCTAAAAAACGCCGCTGCAAGCAATGAATAAACTGGCAGTCTTGCTCCACATGACATGAATGTTGCGATAACTCCTGTTAATCTTCTTGTTTTTTCATCTTCCAATGTTCTTGTTGAATAAATTGCTGGAACTGTACATCCAAATCCGATTAGCATTGGGATGAATGCTTTTCCTGAAAGTCCAACTTTTGTCATCATTTTATTTAAAATAAATGCAACACGAGCCATATATCCGCTTTCTTCAAGAATTGCCATAAAGAAGTAAATAAAGAACATAAGTGGAACGAATGTCAATACTGAACCTACACCAGCCAAAATTCCATCAAGTATAAAGCTGCTTAACCAATCTGGCACTCCTTCGATGGCGTGACCTACATATTTTATGACGAAGTCACTGAAGAAACCATCAATCCAGTCAATGAACGGTGAACTTCCATCAAATACAATTACGAAGACAGCATAAATTATAGCGAGAAATGCTATTCCACCGAAAAACTTATTCAAAAGAACTTTGTCAATTTTATCAGTTAATGCAAATTTATCTCCAGTCCCTCTTTTTAGGTTCATTGAGATAATTCCA harbors:
- a CDS encoding FeoB-associated Cys-rich membrane protein, whose product is MMIKTIIVGIIALFVAFAVFRKIYKDYKKNKNLCGTDCCRCSGTSTCGRPKKSHIQTKNK
- a CDS encoding helix-turn-helix domain-containing protein; amino-acid sequence: MNLEDKRLIYYTLKSRIRKKKLNYKEISKKMNISESGLNKKMNGKNFFTQSEIYELKELLELSNDELVQIFF
- a CDS encoding protein rep, which gives rise to MKTDTEKVIEEKENYYLKALEWYSEYEIISKSEYSSINTCFNNYIECHENSMKFTKNLRCKRRSCPICDEIDRSAKYFEIMKKIENFKNRYLIFILTINGKNVEINDKSRLQNELNVLRKNFNKLVKCSFLKNIVKGYLRVTEIAYNPERNSFLPHLHILLFTIKGIYKHFKMKELKEMIQAKWNTMSGFKTNVRLEKLGTEEKVQKTVSYLTHSKKKRLKNFFDNDENKTILSIYLNIIKRKRIYYWSKFKE
- a CDS encoding tyrosine-type recombinase/integrase, with amino-acid sequence MKKYKNANGTGSITKVKINRTNPFRVRVTNPVTKKRHSLGYFSTKKEATEVLNKYFNNPYNLENHRIKFKDLFELFKNSKKDIVAKNTLNSYINSFKRCKELHNLVFKDISTPILQNLITNLNCSISTKSMTKGFLKIFWDYAREIDILEKNRAEFINLPKETEIKEKNPFNYDEIEKLWKNKDIIWVKYILIMIYTGMRIEETVELKKENVDLQEEFIHGGNKTRKGKNRSIPIHKDIVEIIKELYENSPTDYLIYNDKWIFSKKKNENKPLRKNYFREKFYKTLETLKINKHKTHDCRKTLATLMSNQKINNIVITDIMGHENIATTKQYYIQTDKQKLKLSMNSLNFRKTS
- the feoB gene encoding ferrous iron transport protein B, which translates into the protein MINIAFVGNPNVGKTALINQISHASLKMGNWPGVTIEKKEVFFSVGDEDVKLIDLPGIYNLSMSTAEERVSRDFLLDEKVDVIINVLDSTSLEKNIYLTALLKELDIPVVMALNFEDEFKRIGYQLDIEKFEKQLGVPVIFTSGRSGAGVDKLMEKAVELYKKNSSDKKIQHRLPFEKEIEDNIKSLKDKLENDKSYEKVLEKYPVEWLAIKILEDDTNVAARVKTEFGVSVSNIGETEKKNIENRYGLEPQDALARERYGIVRGIISMNLKRGTGDKFALTDKIDKVLLNKFFGGIAFLAIIYAVFVIVFDGSSPFIDWIDGFFSDFVIKYVGHAIEGVPDWLSSFILDGILAGVGSVLTFVPLMFFIYFFMAILEESGYMARVAFILNKMMTKVGLSGKAFIPMLIGFGCTVPAIYSTRTLEDEKTRRLTGVIATFMSCGARLPVYSLLAAAFFSKNAALVVVSIYVFGVFMALLVAFILKRFKYFKGNNTELLIELPPYRLPGAKAVWSNMRSRTFSYIKKATTIVLGILLIIWFFQYFPNKGDAESSYIGQAAKVVQPVFKPTGFGDRWEPVASIVPSIIAKETVVGFLGQILLSQGDDEKKEYNFVSDLKDQVVGLGGAAVESVKSLGHIATFKIATLEMKSQEELDQDAGGNIIPAIRSLWNDKYGQLRAYSFMLYVLLVVPCAVAMGALKQEFGWKLLAFQVSMLLVLPYVVSTLFFNIARLLV